A genomic window from Deltaproteobacteria bacterium includes:
- a CDS encoding NAD(P)-binding protein, translating to MSNSLSDYLSKPKEVAVFGAGITGLTVAHELVERGYKVEVYEMRKPSIFERIDGVACGVGGMAHTQWERVDRPLAAGPMFSTQQLRLLPDARIKFRKNSTRFAEPAAASDALQAVVKELLEAEAVKLVEVRGHCDQRGAVPYENYRKPERIDWQRALAVKEQLRKLLSPELKKSGRVLELKPVAMGLGFADDWSRPDAERDFVSFHIVEDWVPGEHGFRFFPSFYRNLFDSMRRTPVAKEDRPMFEESPRTVLDNVVPTPFQGLGTSTAKAPSAFRRRTTPSVQAFFDELCDLLKAMGLTLSDVARFQLKMFKYMTSCKARRADYEQMSWWNFLEAEQFSPGAQKYIETTTQTALAMTARQCDARTYGTIAAQMLHDQFDPAARVDGTLNGPASQVWFDHWRRYLEAQGVEFRRGVLDGFEFFDGQVWPMVIVEREQEDGAQRPRGKAQEEEHAAALIRDYYVLALPAHVLQGLARDYPELYGEDFERLRSFPLGVRTAADSGGGYAHMSGIQYYFNSDIRILEGHSVYPDSPWRLSAIAQPQFWMEKRGWWSGYRGVLSVDISDWSNPGGNGRCAWECTRDEIAREAWAQIRSIAEKQLAAQGLQPRHLPDPVFYHLDDGIVFGRPGSARPNLPNKNRMPYLTNRPGQYRRRPGQPGNYRVHFNKLVLAGVLMQTHTRLTSMEAANESARYAVNAILDADLFEGERCSVANPEDYEPADLRLLVELDEQLRALDLPHFADILDLREVPRALLRPDPDLQALGLEQRLAKQ from the coding sequence ATGAGCAACAGTCTTAGCGATTACCTGAGCAAGCCCAAGGAGGTGGCTGTTTTCGGCGCTGGTATCACCGGCTTGACCGTGGCCCACGAGCTGGTCGAGCGCGGGTACAAGGTCGAGGTCTACGAGATGCGCAAGCCCTCGATCTTCGAGCGCATCGACGGCGTCGCCTGCGGCGTCGGCGGCATGGCTCACACCCAGTGGGAGCGGGTGGACCGACCGCTGGCGGCCGGCCCCATGTTCTCGACGCAGCAACTGCGGCTGTTGCCGGACGCTAGGATCAAGTTCCGCAAGAACTCCACGCGCTTTGCCGAGCCCGCGGCCGCCAGCGACGCCTTGCAGGCCGTGGTCAAGGAGCTACTCGAAGCCGAGGCCGTAAAGCTGGTCGAGGTGCGCGGCCACTGCGACCAACGCGGGGCCGTCCCGTACGAGAACTACCGCAAGCCGGAGCGCATCGATTGGCAACGCGCGCTGGCGGTCAAGGAACAGCTGCGCAAGTTGCTCAGCCCGGAGCTGAAGAAGAGTGGCCGCGTGCTCGAGCTCAAGCCGGTAGCCATGGGGCTCGGGTTTGCCGACGACTGGAGCCGGCCGGACGCGGAGCGCGACTTCGTCTCCTTCCACATCGTCGAAGACTGGGTTCCCGGCGAGCACGGTTTCCGCTTCTTCCCGTCGTTCTACCGCAACCTCTTCGACAGCATGCGGCGCACTCCCGTGGCCAAGGAAGACCGGCCGATGTTCGAGGAGAGCCCCCGCACGGTGCTCGACAACGTCGTGCCGACGCCGTTCCAGGGGCTCGGCACCAGCACGGCCAAGGCGCCCTCGGCATTTCGCCGCCGCACGACGCCGTCGGTGCAGGCGTTCTTCGACGAGCTCTGCGACCTGCTCAAGGCCATGGGGCTCACGCTCAGTGACGTGGCGCGCTTTCAGCTCAAGATGTTCAAGTACATGACCAGCTGTAAGGCGCGCCGCGCCGACTACGAGCAGATGTCGTGGTGGAACTTCCTCGAGGCCGAGCAGTTCAGCCCGGGGGCGCAGAAATATATCGAGACCACCACTCAGACCGCCTTGGCCATGACCGCGCGGCAGTGCGATGCCCGCACCTACGGCACCATCGCCGCGCAGATGCTGCACGACCAGTTCGACCCCGCGGCCCGCGTCGACGGTACGCTCAACGGCCCTGCCAGCCAAGTGTGGTTTGATCACTGGCGGCGTTATCTGGAGGCCCAAGGAGTCGAATTCCGGCGCGGTGTCCTCGACGGCTTCGAGTTCTTCGACGGCCAGGTGTGGCCGATGGTGATCGTCGAGCGCGAGCAAGAAGACGGCGCGCAGCGGCCCCGCGGCAAAGCGCAAGAGGAGGAGCACGCGGCCGCGCTGATCCGTGACTACTACGTCCTCGCCCTGCCGGCGCACGTGCTCCAGGGCTTGGCGCGCGATTACCCCGAGCTGTACGGGGAAGACTTCGAGCGCCTGCGCAGCTTCCCCCTGGGCGTGCGCACGGCCGCCGACAGCGGCGGCGGCTACGCCCATATGAGCGGCATCCAGTACTACTTCAACAGTGACATCCGCATTTTGGAAGGCCACTCGGTCTACCCCGATTCGCCCTGGCGCCTGTCGGCCATCGCGCAGCCGCAGTTCTGGATGGAGAAGCGCGGCTGGTGGAGCGGCTACCGCGGCGTGCTCTCGGTCGACATCTCCGACTGGTCGAATCCCGGTGGTAACGGCCGTTGCGCCTGGGAATGCACCCGCGATGAGATCGCCCGCGAAGCCTGGGCCCAGATCCGCTCGATCGCGGAAAAACAGCTCGCCGCCCAGGGCTTGCAGCCCCGGCACTTGCCCGACCCGGTCTTCTACCATCTCGATGACGGTATCGTCTTCGGCCGGCCCGGTAGCGCGCGACCCAATCTGCCGAACAAGAACCGCATGCCCTACCTGACCAACCGCCCGGGCCAATACCGCCGCCGCCCGGGCCAGCCGGGCAATTACCGGGTGCATTTCAACAAGCTGGTGCTCGCCGGAGTGCTGATGCAAACCCACACCCGGCTGACCAGCATGGAAGCCGCCAACGAGTCCGCGCGCTACGCCGTCAACGCCATCCTCGATGCCGACCTCTTCGAGGGTGAACGCTGCTCGGTCGCCAATCCGGAGGACTATGAGCCGGCGGACCTGCGTCTCCTCGTCGAGCTGGACGAGCAACTGCGCGCGCTCGACTTGCCCCACTTCGCCGACATTCTCGATCTGCGCGAGGTGCCGCGCGCGCTGTTGCGCCCGGACCCTGATCTACAAGCGCTCGGGCTCGAACAACGACTGGCTAAGCAATAG
- a CDS encoding polyprenyl synthetase family protein, translating to MDSAELDAYLTDCRQLTLHEIREIIPKSSRCHAVLYGLVLDYPLREAKALRPALCIATCRALGGSLEAVLRSAAILELYHNAFLIHDDVEDGSENRRGRPTLHWSHGMPIAVNVGDAMLALALEPLLDNMRLLGLGKALRILQVVARMARESTEGQAIELDWIRSHQWQLADSDYLRMVFKKTSWYTFIAPTVIGGIVAGATPEHSAALRRFAGLLGVAFQIQDDVLNLTGEGEVYGKEIAGDLWEGKHTLILMHALRTASDTERKRAWRILGKRRPLPAPGTAQQLAAVLDDLQARAQLRPAARRVIEDAVARAGNGAGVKTQKEIDYLLNLIKRRGSVDYARSVARRFALKASKALAKAEWLTPSLHRDFLRGLVDFAVSREW from the coding sequence ATGGATTCAGCCGAGTTGGATGCCTACTTGACCGACTGTCGCCAGCTGACGCTGCACGAGATCCGCGAGATCATCCCGAAGAGCAGCCGCTGTCATGCGGTGCTCTACGGGCTGGTACTCGACTACCCGCTGCGCGAGGCCAAGGCCTTGCGCCCGGCGCTGTGTATCGCCACCTGCCGCGCGCTCGGCGGATCGCTGGAGGCGGTGCTGCGCTCGGCCGCGATCCTGGAGCTGTATCATAATGCTTTCCTGATCCACGACGACGTCGAGGACGGCTCGGAGAATCGGCGCGGCCGGCCGACGCTGCACTGGTCCCATGGGATGCCGATAGCGGTCAACGTCGGCGACGCGATGCTGGCCCTGGCGCTGGAGCCGCTGCTCGACAACATGCGCCTGCTCGGGCTGGGCAAAGCCCTGCGCATCCTGCAAGTCGTGGCGCGCATGGCCCGCGAATCCACCGAAGGGCAGGCCATCGAACTGGACTGGATCCGCAGTCACCAGTGGCAGCTGGCCGATAGCGACTACCTCCGCATGGTGTTCAAGAAGACCAGTTGGTACACCTTCATCGCGCCCACAGTCATCGGCGGCATCGTCGCCGGGGCGACCCCCGAACATAGCGCCGCCTTACGCCGCTTCGCCGGCTTGCTCGGCGTCGCTTTCCAGATTCAAGACGACGTTCTCAACCTCACCGGCGAGGGTGAAGTCTACGGCAAAGAGATCGCCGGCGACCTGTGGGAGGGCAAGCATACGCTCATCCTAATGCATGCCCTGCGCACCGCCAGCGACACGGAGCGCAAGCGCGCCTGGCGCATCCTCGGCAAGCGCCGGCCGTTGCCGGCGCCCGGCACGGCGCAGCAGCTGGCCGCGGTTTTGGACGACTTGCAGGCGCGCGCTCAGCTCAGGCCTGCGGCTAGGCGGGTGATCGAAGACGCCGTGGCGCGCGCCGGCAACGGCGCCGGCGTCAAGACGCAGAAAGAAATCGACTACCTGCTCAACTTGATTAAACGCCGCGGCAGCGTCGACTACGCCCGCAGCGTGGCGCGACGCTTCGCGCTCAAGGCCAGTAAGGCGCTGGCCAAGGCCGAGTGGCTGACTCCGTCACTGCATCGCGACTTCTTGCGCGGTCTTGTCGACTTCGCGGTCAGCCGGGAATGGTAA
- a CDS encoding small multi-drug export protein, whose protein sequence is MDVLGLLAIFGLGAFELWAAIPAGMALQLHPVTIVVTTTLGAIAGIVLVTLAGERARVWLERWLSRAAGTNGQGRVARVWTRYGVVGLGLLSPLLVGAPIGTIVGMTLGAPMGRLLFWMSLGAALCSAGLTLIGMMGLMGWQSLGQ, encoded by the coding sequence ATGGACGTGCTAGGTTTGCTGGCGATCTTCGGCCTGGGCGCTTTCGAGCTGTGGGCGGCTATTCCTGCGGGCATGGCGCTGCAGCTGCATCCGGTCACCATCGTTGTCACCACCACCCTGGGTGCAATCGCCGGCATCGTGCTGGTCACTCTTGCGGGTGAGCGCGCGCGGGTATGGCTGGAGCGCTGGCTCAGTCGTGCCGCGGGCACTAACGGCCAGGGCCGAGTGGCGCGGGTGTGGACCCGCTACGGCGTGGTTGGCCTGGGGCTGCTGTCGCCGTTGCTGGTCGGGGCGCCGATCGGCACCATCGTCGGCATGACCCTCGGGGCGCCAATGGGCCGCTTGCTGTTCTGGATGAGTCTGGGCGCCGCACTGTGCAGCGCCGGCCTCACGCTGATCGGCATGATGGGGCTGATGGGGTGGCAGTCGTTAGGCCAATGA
- a CDS encoding shikimate kinase, with translation MNLVLIGYRGTGKSTVAKLLGAKLGMAVVSLDQEIVRHAGRSIPQIVAEHGWPHFRDLESEVTKRMSERDNIIIDAGGGVILRPENVSHLRRGGKLFWLRAAVPAIIARIEAGGERPALTAGKSFTEEVDEVLRQRTPLYEAAADHQIDTDSRSPEEVAIEVARLYQHARGDS, from the coding sequence ATGAATCTAGTGTTGATCGGCTACCGCGGGACCGGCAAATCGACGGTGGCTAAGCTGCTCGGCGCCAAGCTGGGCATGGCGGTGGTTAGCCTCGATCAAGAAATCGTCCGCCATGCCGGGCGCTCGATCCCACAGATCGTCGCGGAGCACGGCTGGCCGCATTTCCGCGATCTCGAGTCCGAGGTCACCAAGCGCATGAGCGAGCGCGACAACATCATCATTGATGCCGGCGGCGGTGTCATTCTTCGCCCAGAGAACGTCAGCCACTTGCGCCGTGGTGGCAAGCTCTTCTGGCTGCGAGCTGCGGTGCCGGCAATCATCGCCCGCATCGAAGCTGGCGGCGAACGCCCGGCCCTGACGGCAGGCAAGTCGTTTACCGAGGAAGTGGATGAGGTGCTGCGCCAACGCACCCCTTTGTACGAAGCCGCCGCCGACCATCAAATCGACACTGACAGTCGCAGCCCGGAGGAGGTGGCAATAGAAGTCGCCCGCCTCTACCAGCACGCGCGCGGCGATTCATGA
- a CDS encoding shikimate dehydrogenase: protein MRAITDITPSTTLCAVIGNPIAHSMSPAIHNRAFAELNLDYVYVAFRVEDVGAAVAGMRAFENFRGLSVTIPHKVSIIPHLDEVAAVDRRIGSVNTVVNDGGRLKGFGSDGPGALKALSDAGVEVAGRSVTILGSGGAARAIAFTLAEAKAGALFLLGVIEPELRALTNDLVTKTGVKASGALLEPKTLAARLAESQVLINCTPVGMHPDTDASAVPESLLHRELAVMDIVYNPLKTKLLADAERQGRKTISGVEMFVNQAVIQFELWTGKTAPRSVMREVVLEHLAAESRRR from the coding sequence ATGAGAGCTATCACTGACATTACCCCGAGCACCACACTGTGTGCGGTGATCGGCAACCCGATCGCCCATTCGATGTCGCCGGCGATCCACAATCGTGCCTTTGCCGAGTTGAACCTCGATTACGTCTACGTCGCTTTTCGGGTCGAGGACGTCGGCGCGGCGGTGGCGGGCATGCGCGCGTTCGAGAACTTCCGCGGCCTGAGCGTCACCATCCCTCACAAAGTGTCGATCATTCCGCACTTGGACGAGGTGGCTGCGGTTGACCGCCGTATCGGTTCGGTCAACACGGTCGTCAACGACGGCGGCCGGCTCAAAGGTTTTGGAAGCGACGGCCCCGGTGCACTCAAGGCGCTCAGCGACGCCGGTGTCGAGGTGGCGGGAAGATCGGTAACGATCCTGGGCTCGGGTGGCGCGGCGCGGGCGATTGCCTTTACCCTGGCCGAGGCCAAAGCCGGGGCACTCTTCCTGCTCGGCGTCATTGAGCCTGAGCTGCGGGCGCTGACGAACGACCTGGTAACCAAGACCGGAGTCAAGGCCAGCGGTGCGTTGCTCGAGCCGAAGACCTTGGCGGCACGACTGGCGGAAAGCCAGGTGCTCATAAATTGCACCCCGGTGGGTATGCACCCTGACACCGACGCCAGCGCGGTGCCCGAGTCGCTCTTGCACCGCGAGCTGGCGGTGATGGACATCGTCTACAACCCGCTCAAGACCAAGCTGCTCGCTGATGCCGAGCGCCAGGGGCGCAAGACCATCTCCGGGGTGGAGATGTTCGTCAATCAGGCCGTGATTCAGTTCGAGTTGTGGACCGGCAAGACGGCGCCGCGCTCGGTTATGCGCGAGGTGGTGCTCGAACACTTGGCGGCAGAGTCGAGGCGGCGATGA
- a CDS encoding EthD domain-containing protein, producing MKIIALIVRRHELARAEFRRHYEEVHAPLALRHFDQFSGYVRNHVAEEIAGGPAGFDCLTEFWYRDRAALAGVLAYLESPAAEPIRRDETTFMDKAANVFFPVEEKIVIAGDAAGAGRKIIMLGARAPGQPLKLFVRDWETALAAGLAAPPRPLRCVHNIAAGTGASPPPWDVVTMLWYAASFPQLAQRDRPRPGRCLIVRADQRITRLSPTAPT from the coding sequence GTGAAGATCATCGCCCTCATCGTCCGCCGCCATGAGCTCGCTCGCGCCGAGTTCCGGCGGCACTATGAAGAGGTGCACGCCCCGCTCGCCTTGCGGCATTTCGATCAGTTCAGCGGCTATGTACGCAACCACGTCGCCGAAGAGATCGCCGGCGGGCCTGCCGGCTTCGATTGCCTGACGGAGTTCTGGTACCGCGACCGCGCTGCCCTCGCAGGCGTGCTGGCCTACCTCGAGTCGCCGGCGGCTGAGCCTATTCGCCGCGACGAAACGACCTTCATGGACAAGGCGGCGAACGTCTTCTTCCCGGTCGAGGAAAAGATCGTGATCGCCGGCGACGCCGCCGGCGCGGGCAGGAAGATCATAATGCTGGGCGCACGCGCGCCGGGGCAGCCGCTGAAGCTCTTCGTCCGCGACTGGGAGACGGCACTGGCAGCGGGACTCGCCGCGCCGCCGCGGCCGCTACGCTGCGTGCACAACATCGCCGCCGGCACGGGCGCGAGCCCGCCGCCGTGGGACGTTGTCACCATGCTGTGGTACGCCGCCAGCTTTCCCCAGCTAGCTCAGCGTGACCGGCCCCGGCCCGGCCGCTGCTTGATCGTGCGCGCCGACCAGCGCATCACACGGCTGAGCCCGACAGCACCGACATAG
- a CDS encoding cobalamin B12-binding domain-containing protein has protein sequence MTKDGDKRVRVLLAKLGLDSHTIGVTVIAAALRDAGMEVIFSGLKQTPEMVVKTAIEEDVDVVGLSSLSAAHMRHFPRVVELLRAQGAGDKLVLGGGVIPEEDARALRRGGVQEIFTMGTPTGDIVAYIRNWYAEHRQG, from the coding sequence ATGACCAAGGACGGTGACAAGCGAGTGCGCGTGCTGCTGGCCAAGCTCGGACTCGACAGCCATACCATCGGCGTCACGGTGATCGCCGCGGCGCTGCGCGACGCCGGCATGGAGGTGATCTTCAGTGGCCTCAAGCAGACGCCGGAGATGGTGGTCAAGACCGCGATCGAGGAAGACGTGGACGTGGTCGGACTGAGCAGCCTGTCGGCAGCTCACATGCGCCACTTCCCCCGGGTGGTCGAGTTGCTGCGGGCGCAAGGCGCAGGCGACAAGCTGGTGCTCGGCGGCGGCGTTATTCCTGAAGAAGACGCCCGCGCGCTCAGGCGCGGCGGCGTGCAAGAGATCTTCACCATGGGCACGCCCACCGGTGACATCGTCGCCTACATCCGCAACTGGTACGCCGAACACCGCCAAGGTTAG
- a CDS encoding methylmalonyl-CoA mutase has translation MAETKPAPSELPADDLHQRQRQWETNTLGPALARDGERRQPFTTQAMRWPIKSLYTPADLEAIGFDYLRDAGFPGEYPYTRGTQPNGYRSRLWTMTQVTGFGTGEDWAKRGRYMLEQGLEGLIIEYDLPTTNGYDSDHPLAAGEVGRAGTAIDSLADMEAALDLPFDRLKRLTSVCNAPQPVNLAMIIAALEQRGVDPRAFTLQMPNAILIEYTCVGRYIFPPEHGLRIATDVIEYTIRNHPNWIPISVISAQLYAAHAHPVQELAFSFAIALEYLDSVLARGLDIDTVAPYFSFVTGIDMDFFEAVGKLRAYRRIWAQLMRERYGAKRPESLCVRLTASPGTMSLTLQQPLNNIARLAIQMLACVLGGGGQTMTTPLHDEAHALPSEEAIRVGVAIQNIVAHESGAADTVDPLGGSYYVEHLTKTIAAAVLAEIAKIDALGGALAAIKSGYFQRELARQQYERTLAIESGARKLIGVNHLQQPGERRTIEVFKLDPEVEQRQIEKVRRLRAQRDGTRVATALAEVRRAAQGNDNLMPSVLAAVRAYATHGEICGVLREVFGEYHPDAMVAAV, from the coding sequence ATGGCTGAGACCAAGCCCGCGCCGTCGGAACTTCCGGCGGATGACCTGCACCAGCGCCAGCGCCAGTGGGAGACGAACACGCTCGGGCCGGCGCTGGCGCGCGACGGTGAGCGCCGGCAGCCGTTCACCACCCAGGCCATGCGCTGGCCGATCAAGAGCCTCTACACCCCGGCGGACTTGGAGGCCATCGGCTTCGATTACCTGCGCGACGCCGGCTTCCCGGGCGAGTACCCCTATACGCGCGGCACGCAGCCTAACGGCTATCGCAGCCGGCTGTGGACGATGACCCAGGTCACCGGCTTCGGCACCGGCGAGGACTGGGCCAAGCGCGGCCGCTACATGCTGGAGCAGGGTCTTGAAGGGCTGATCATCGAGTACGACCTGCCGACGACCAACGGCTACGACTCCGACCATCCGCTGGCGGCGGGCGAGGTCGGCCGCGCCGGTACGGCGATCGACTCGCTCGCCGACATGGAGGCGGCGCTCGATTTGCCGTTCGACCGGCTCAAGCGCCTGACCTCGGTGTGCAACGCTCCACAGCCGGTGAACCTGGCGATGATCATCGCCGCACTGGAGCAGCGCGGCGTCGATCCGCGCGCCTTCACCCTGCAGATGCCCAACGCCATCCTGATCGAGTACACCTGCGTCGGCCGCTACATCTTCCCGCCCGAACACGGCCTGCGCATTGCCACCGACGTGATCGAGTACACCATTCGCAACCACCCGAACTGGATCCCGATCTCGGTCATCAGCGCGCAGCTGTACGCGGCCCACGCCCATCCGGTGCAGGAACTGGCGTTCTCATTCGCCATTGCCCTGGAGTACTTGGACAGCGTACTGGCACGCGGCCTCGACATCGACACCGTGGCGCCTTACTTCAGTTTCGTCACCGGCATCGACATGGACTTCTTCGAGGCGGTCGGCAAGCTGCGCGCTTATCGTCGGATCTGGGCCCAGCTGATGCGCGAGCGCTACGGCGCCAAGCGCCCCGAATCGCTGTGCGTGCGGCTGACGGCCTCGCCCGGCACGATGTCGCTGACGCTGCAGCAGCCGCTGAACAACATCGCCCGCTTGGCCATCCAGATGCTGGCCTGCGTGCTCGGCGGCGGCGGTCAGACCATGACCACACCGCTGCACGATGAAGCCCACGCGCTGCCGAGTGAGGAAGCCATTCGCGTGGGCGTGGCCATTCAGAACATCGTCGCCCACGAAAGCGGCGCCGCCGATACCGTCGACCCGCTCGGCGGTTCCTACTACGTCGAGCACCTGACCAAGACGATCGCGGCGGCGGTCTTGGCGGAGATCGCTAAGATCGATGCCCTGGGCGGTGCCCTGGCGGCGATCAAGAGCGGTTACTTCCAGCGCGAGCTGGCGCGCCAGCAGTACGAACGCACGCTGGCAATCGAAAGCGGCGCCCGCAAGCTGATCGGGGTCAATCACCTGCAGCAGCCCGGCGAGCGGCGCACGATCGAGGTCTTCAAACTCGACCCCGAGGTCGAGCAGCGCCAGATCGAAAAAGTTCGCCGCTTGCGCGCACAGCGCGATGGAACGAGGGTGGCGACGGCGTTGGCAGAGGTGCGGCGGGCGGCGCAAGGGAATGACAATCTGATGCCGTCAGTGCTCGCAGCGGTCCGCGCCTATGCCACGCACGGCGAGATTTGCGGCGTGTTGCGCGAGGTGTTCGGCGAGTACCACCCGGATGCGATGGTAGCAGCAGTGTGA
- a CDS encoding cob(I)yrinic acid a,c-diamide adenosyltransferase: MRITRVYTRGGDRGQTALVGGQRVAKDHPRIEAYGAIDELNAVLGVVRAFNSEGAVTPARAEIETLLKRIQEQLFDLGGELATPPQAAHEDMYRVGASDVAALEADIDRLQQGLAPLDSFILPGGGKVAAFLHQARTVCRRAERDVLRLSREEPIGDFVLPWINRLSDLLFVLSRWVSQQCGEPEFLWQRGLRNHERKGKEPAKEPA; the protein is encoded by the coding sequence ATTCGCATCACGCGCGTTTACACCCGCGGCGGCGACCGCGGCCAGACCGCCTTGGTCGGAGGCCAACGGGTGGCTAAGGACCATCCACGGATCGAAGCCTACGGCGCCATCGACGAGCTAAATGCCGTCCTCGGCGTGGTCCGAGCGTTCAACTCAGAGGGGGCAGTCACGCCGGCGCGTGCAGAGATCGAGACCCTGCTGAAGCGAATTCAGGAGCAGCTCTTCGACCTCGGCGGCGAACTGGCGACGCCGCCGCAGGCGGCCCACGAAGACATGTACCGAGTCGGCGCTAGCGATGTGGCCGCGCTCGAAGCTGATATCGATCGGCTACAGCAAGGCTTAGCGCCACTCGACTCGTTCATTTTGCCTGGCGGCGGCAAGGTCGCCGCCTTCTTGCATCAAGCCCGCACCGTCTGCCGCCGCGCCGAGCGCGACGTCCTGCGCCTCAGCCGCGAAGAGCCCATTGGCGACTTCGTCCTGCCCTGGATCAATCGCCTCAGCGACCTACTCTTCGTGCTCTCGCGCTGGGTGAGTCAGCAATGCGGCGAACCCGAGTTCCTGTGGCAGCGCGGGCTGCGCAACCACGAACGCAAAGGCAAAGAGCCAGCCAAGGAGCCAGCATAG